In Oryza sativa Japonica Group chromosome 8, ASM3414082v1, the sequence TCTCAGAAAAGGAGATGACGCAGTTCTTCAAGCCAAGATCCAGTCGTACATCCACTTGGTGAAGAAGGCAAAGAAGCATTCCAAGAAGACTTTGAAGAAGGTTGTGTCAGACAAGGAGGAGTGCAGGATAGTCAAGCTCTTGAGCGAGGCTAGAGAGAACACTACATCTCTATTCGAGTCAACAATGCACCTCTTGTCGAAGCAAATCGAGATGCCAAAATTGTCCCTCATCTCCAGGGCATTCCAGAAGAAAAACACAATGATTTGCAATGATGAGCAGTTGCAGGTGTTAGAGTGCTGCATCGGGGACCTTGAGGCTGGAGCAGGACTTCTGTTCAGGAGATTGGTCCAGAGCAGGGTTACTCTCCTGAACATTCTTAGCTTATAGATATTCCTCAAGATCTGAAACTCTTAAGACCTTGTGATTGGCATCCGTCTTTTAAAGGATTTGCTGATCCTTACCATTTGTATATGTTATAGGCTTACTGTACAGAAAAGAAAACATACATGAAAGAGAGTTTTGATCTAATTCTTTCCATCCCCTGAGTCCTCACGTATCTCTGAGGTACATCATGTGATTATGCAAGCGATATTATTAATGTCTTTGTGATGAATATAAATCGCACAACATGGCAAATgaattataaaatatatgtgCCACATAAACGAaaatcttttcattttttttgctgGCAAATTGATCTGTGATGTGCCATAGGGCTATCAAATGGCCATGTGGGTCATGCCACTCTGATACCATTTGTTGCCTCATTAGCAAGCAAAGGATCTTTATGCAGTAGATCTTGCTGCCACAGCTACAACAGGCCAGCTCCCATACACGAGGATGAGCGTGCAAACTGCATTAATTGCACATAATATAACAGTAGTTGGAATTAACAAAAGCATAAAAAGATAGATAGTGCACGTATCAGCAATACCACGGTGGTagcaataaattaaaataatccTGGAGAGCATGCAATTATGTCAAGATCCACAAGTAGAGTGAACTAACCTGCTGGTTCTTGCTGCCGATAGTTGAGACATGACAATGTGATATCTCCCTTGGAAGAAAGATGGCAGTGCATTAAAAATTAGAACAACACACAAGAGATTCCATATGCTGTTTAATGTTGCTGCCAGATCTCAAACAATGATAGACAGCGTCAGGGAGCTGAACTGGAAGGATTCTTTTTGTCTACCATCCAAATGATGCTGTGTATAGCACATCCACTGAATAAATAGGTCTCAGCACAAAGCTAGACACATCAAACCATAAGTTTCCTTTCCTTCTCATCTATTGGATTCAACACAAAGAGGCAACATTTTTAGCAACAGACATGGCTTTCCACCAAAGATCAATTAGCTTGCCTTCCAGGCCTATCTCCAAAGTTGAAGAGGAGCTGCACAGCATTGAGGCATGGATCTCTTCACCCTCCCTGACCATCGAGACAATCTCTGATGGTTTCAGGAGGCTTGGGGACATCTACAGCTCCATTGAGGAGATCATGTGCCTGCCTAGCAACCAAGTTTGCTCATCCGAGCAGAGGAGGTTGTTGGATGGAGAGATGGAATGCTCCCTTGAGCTGCTGGATCTCTGCAACGCTATGAACGAGGTCTTCACCGAGTTGAAGGCCATCATCCAAGATCTGCAAGTGTCTCTCAGGAAAGGAGATGGTGCAGTTCTTCAAGCCAAGATCCAGTCATACATCCGCTTGGTGAAGAAGGCAAAGAAACACTCCAAGAAGACTCTGACGAAGGTTGTCTCAGACAAGGAGGACTGCAGGATAGTCAAGCTGTTGAGCGAGGCTAGGGAGATCACTACCTCTCTATTTGAGTCAACAACGCACCTCTTGTCGAAGCAAATTGCTACGCCAAAATTGTCTCTCATTTCTAAGGCATTCCAGAAGAAAAACCCAGTGATTTGCAATGAGGACCAGTTGCAGGTGTTAGAGTGCTCCATCAGAGATCTTGAGGCTGGAGCAGGACTTCTGTTCAGGAGATTGGTCCAGAGCAGGGTTACTCTCCTCAACATTCTTAGCTCATAGATGCTCCTCAAGATCTGTCACTCCTAAAACCTGCGATTGGCGTCCACCTTTTAAAGGATTTGCTGATCCTTACCTTGTATATGTCATAGATTTATAGTGTACAGAAAAAAAGTTATACATGAAAGAAACAGAAATTTTGATCTAATTGTGCGCTCAATCCTCATGATGTGATTATGCAACAAGATGCCAAAAGCCGTTGTGATGAATATAATTTGCGCAAGCCGGCACATGAATTATCAAATATATGTGCCGCGTTAGCAATTCTACTTTcatttcttttatattttatagtCAAATTGATAATGATGTGCCATAGGGCTGTGAAATGCCCATGTGGGCCATGTAACTCTGATGCTGTTTGTTGCCTCACTAGCAAGCAAAGGATGCATGTACTGTGGATCTTGCTGCTGCAGCCGAAACAGACCAGCTCCAATACACGAGGTTAAGCGTGTAAGCAGCATGGATTGCACTTATTAGAACACAAGTTGAAACTAACAAGAGCATTAATAATTAGATAACACGCATGTCAACTATAATACTCTGGTATCACGCTATTAAAATAATCCCTTGAGAGCATGCAATTATTCCAAGAACCACCGGTAGAGTGAACTAACCTGCTGATTCTTGCTGCCGATAATTGGGACATGACAATGCGATAGCTCACTTGGAAGATAGACGGCAATGCATTAAAACATTGAACAACAAAGAGACTTGCAACAGCCAGATCTCAAAACCATGACAGACAGCATCAGGGAGTTGAACTGCCAGTATTCTATTTGTCTACCATCCAATTGATGTAGTGTCTTGCACATCCTCTGTATAAATAGGTCTAACCACAAAGCTAGACACATCAAACCAAGACTTTCCTCTCCTTCTCAGCTCTCAGACTCAACAGAGAGACAGAGCTTAGCAACACACATGGCTTTCCACCAAAGATCAGTTAGCTTGCGTTCCAGGCCTCTCTCCAAAGTTGAAGAGGAGCTGCACAGCGTAGAGGCATGCATCTCTTCACCCTCCCTGACCATCGAGGCAATCTCCGATGGTCTGAGGGGGCTCGGGGACATCTACTGCTCAATTGAGGAGATCATGTGCCTGCCTAGCAACCAAGTTTGCTCACCACAGCAAAGGAAGTTGTTGGATGGAGAGATGGAATGCTCCCTTGAGCTACTGGATATGTGCAACACTATGAGCGAGGTCTTCACCGAGTTGAAGGCCATCATCCAAGATCTGCAAGTGTCTCTCAGAAAAGGAGATGATGCAGTTCTTCAAGCCAAGATCCAGTCATACATCCGCTTGGTGAAGAAGGCAAAGAAACATTCCAAGAAGACTCTGAAGAAGGTTGTCTCGAACAAGGAGGACTGCAGGATAGTCAAGCTATTGAGAGAGGCTAGAGAGATTACTACCTCTCTATTCGAGTCAACTACACACCTCTTGTCGAAGCAAATTGCTATGCCTAAATTGTCTCTCATCTCCAAGGCATTCCAGAAGAAAATCCCAGTGATTTGCAATGAGGAGCAGTTGCAGGTGTTAGAGTGCTGCATCAGAGATCTTGAGGCTGGAGCAGGGCTTCTGTTCAGGAGATTGGTCCAAAGCAGGGTTACTCTCCTGAACATTCTTAGCTCATAGATACTCAAGATCTGTCACTCTTAATACCCTGTGATTGGCATCCGCCTTTTAAAGGATTTGCTGATCCTTCCATCTGTATATGCCATAGAATAGAATTACTGTAcaggaaaataaaatatacatgAAAGAGATACAAAGTTTTGATCTAATTCTTGCCGTGTGCTCAGGCTTCACATATTGCTGAGATACAAGATGTGATTACGCAATGTGCTGTCAGTATTATTGCCTTTGGGATTAATATACAACGGACAATCCAACAAATGAGTTATGAAATATATGTGCCATGCTAGTGATattattttcatttcttttgtatTTTTACAGTCAAATTAATCCATAGGGATATACATGCTATACCTCTAGACATGAGGATTGCAGACAAATACCCATAGTGTCCTAGTTGTTTATATATTCTATtgaagacttttttttttatattcatgTGGCCATGTTACCTCACACCTGTTTAAGTCCATTAATTAGTGCCCAATCAGTGTTTGGTGCATTTTGCATTACATTCATGAAACCTGCCAGGCCCAACCTACATGGATTAAAGCTTGCAATTAGCACAGTGACTACCTGCCAATGTCCGTTGCATTATCGCACGACCTAGCATGGTATGCatcctttttattttatttatattttttggacacatatatatgcatcaagttcagaagtattttttttcccctaaaaaaatgtttaaacATAGATGAGTTATGgttcaaaataaaatatgtcAGACGAGTGAGAAAACTGCACGCAGATTGGAGAAATCCAAACTGCCGCAAAATGATTTGCAAAACCATGTCGCAGATGCTTCCATGGAAGCCTGAATCACATCCACTCATGAACTCAGCCATCAACAATAGAGAAGAATAAAAATGATTCACAAGGCATTGCGGCACACAGATTACGGAGAAATAAAGTGGTAGATGCATGCATACCTCGGCTGGACCCCCTGGGTTCTGGAGGGTAAACAGCGGCCGCGGATTTCTCCCATCGTCCTGGGGGAATCCATGGGGGcggacatcgccgccgccgccgccggtggcgccggagcggactctctctcccctccgccctttctcgccggagccttcTCCGGTGGTGGGAGTCtgggagacgagacgagacgagtaGGCAGTAGTAATTTCTTCTGGGCCGTGGGCTTACTTGTATTTGGGCCTGGTGGGTTTTTCCGGTATCTCATATTAGGCCCACTACAAAATTGGGCCCAAcacaatcaaaatcaaaatgaacATCGCTGAATAAAA encodes:
- the LOC107275591 gene encoding uncharacterized protein → MAFHQRSISLPSRPLSKVEEELHSIEACISSPFLTIEMISDGLRRLEDIYSSIEEIMCLPSNQVCSSGQRRLLDGEMECSLELLDLCNAMNEVFTELKAIIQDQQVSLRKGDDAVLQAKIQSYIHLVKKAKKHSKKTLKKVVSDKEECRIVKLLSEARENTTSLFESTMHLLSKQIEMPKLSLISRAFQKKNTMICNDEQLQVLECCIGDLEAGAGLLFRRLVQSRVTLLNILSL
- the LOC4346264 gene encoding uncharacterized protein, translating into MAFHQRSISLPSRPISKVEEELHSIEAWISSPSLTIETISDGFRRLGDIYSSIEEIMCLPSNQVCSSEQRRLLDGEMECSLELLDLCNAMNEVFTELKAIIQDLQVSLRKGDGAVLQAKIQSYIRLVKKAKKHSKKTLTKVVSDKEDCRIVKLLSEAREITTSLFESTTHLLSKQIATPKLSLISKAFQKKNPVICNEDQLQVLECSIRDLEAGAGLLFRRLVQSRVTLLNILSS
- the LOC107275592 gene encoding uncharacterized protein, producing MAFHQRSVSLRSRPLSKVEEELHSVEACISSPSLTIEAISDGLRGLGDIYCSIEEIMCLPSNQVCSPQQRKLLDGEMECSLELLDMCNTMSEVFTELKAIIQDLQVSLRKGDDAVLQAKIQSYIRLVKKAKKHSKKTLKKVVSNKEDCRIVKLLREAREITTSLFESTTHLLSKQIAMPKLSLISKAFQKKIPVICNEEQLQVLECCIRDLEAGAGLLFRRLVQSRVTLLNILSS